TAAAAAGATAAGGTAAAGGAGTTACCTTGATTCAAATTAAGGGGGGATCAGTTACAAATGTAACtgatatttaatttgaaaatcTCTTTAAGTATGAGATAGATTTTGTTTTTGAGAAACAACGTGAAaacaacaaaacaaaagaaaaagttcATAATTTTTCTGATTCAAATCCAAAAACAGACATTTAGTTCTGTGAATACAATACTCCGTTTTTAAGAAAGACGAAGTGGACTTGGGAAAATTCCTAGTCATAGCAAATTCAACACTTCTGCTGCAAATAAAAGGTACACAACCGGTCGATTTTGCTTTGATTTACTATCAATAACAATATGATTTAGGATACCTGCACTATTTACATTGTTTATGATAATAGTACCAGATATGTCAATTATTACTTTTAACTTTACCACGTGTTGTACCAAGGCTTCTTGAGAGGTTTTAGGAGTTACAGTTTAGAGGAGAAGTATGAATTACACACACTTAAAACATATATATGCAGTTAAAAGGAAATGCATCGAGCATCTCCTGCTTAGACtttatcattctttttttttctcctttttattaTACCCTGGTTCTCCATTTCAAAGGCGCTCAAGCTCATGGAATTGCAAAAGACAAATCACGACCCTTACCTAGGCCCCCTTTTCATCATTGTTAGCTTAATCTTTTGTATGGATCTGTGTTTTTACAATTCTTAGTTGGTGCATCAAAACAATTAACAAATATCCGACAACATTGCCTTATGTTTTCCTAGGCTTAAGTGTAATTAATCCAGCAAATTATTCTTATGGCGTTTCAGTCTCAAGGAAGCAGCCCAAGCAAATGCACGCTTTGCCTAAGCAGCCGCCAACATCCAACAGCCACACCTTGTGGTCACGTATTTTGCTGGTATTGACTCCTGACTGTTTCTCTTTATGCCCATTATTTTGGTCAACACTTCATTCCCCgcaaaaccagaaagagaaagaaaaggaaCAAAGATGTGAAGACAGTAGAAAAACTGAAAAAGAGAGGTAAATgtgaaagaagaggaaaaagacATAATGCTCTTACATTTTGTTTTGATTTGCACTATTTGTCGGAACTGCATAATAGAATGGTGCAATGAGAAGCCTGAATGTCCCCTTTGTCGTTCTCCCGTAACACATTCAAGCTTGGTTTGTCTGTATCATTCAGATTTTGAGTCATGGGtctacgtacactctaccctctccagaccccacgatgtgggatttcactgggttgttgttgttggatagGTTAGATATTGCAAAAAGATTActgcaaataaatcatgaaGGACAGGTCTCCAAATGTGCCTGGAAAAGATTCAGTGCTTCAGTAGTGTACTTCACGACTTGAAATGTGAGATCCTGTTTTCTTTTCTGTTGCTCGCGCACGCAGCTCTGGAAGTGCTGTTGGGGTAAAAGGGTGGTTGTGAGCTGTGGTAGGAAGGAGATTTTTGCAACTAATTTACCAGAGTTTCTGAGGTTAACTTTGGTGCCATGCATAGTGGTGTAGCAGATCATTTTATCGAATGCAAGCACATAACTTTACTTGCTTTACACGACAGCCTATTTGTCTTGCACTGAACGACGACCATTAGATTTTCCTTAATAAGGTGTCACGGCTGTTCTGAATATTATCAATTTTACATGTGCTTTGGGAATGGATCAGTCACTGTTGAAGTATGCTGGTATTAGTGATGTAATACAAGACTACATTTGCACTCAGATTTTAATtggcatgttttttttttccagcaTTAGTTGACGGGAATGAAAAATAAGAGTTGAAATGAAATGTAATATGAGCGTGTATTTCAACTgcaacttttttaaaaatatatataaaaacattGGCAAAGTTTTTTAACTCTGGAATTTCACCACATAAACCAAATTCAGTAAATCATTGGGAAGTAGTCCAAATATAAAGATGAAAAATTTCAAAGTGATATTCATAAACTAATTGTTCGCCTCCTTGGAATATACTCCCTCCCTTCCATCCATTGTGTGTGAAGGTGAAATTGATCTATTATTACTTATATTTACTGCAAAATTTGACATTAATAATTGATCTCAAACATATAGTAGAACTATTTTGAAAAGCAAAAGcaagtcttttattttttttttagctaAACCATCCACCTAGGCTTTCACCCCTGTGGTGGTGAGGGGTTGCCATAGACCCCTACCAAAAGCAAAAGGaaattgaattatcaaatggAGCAGGTTAGATACAGTGATTTTGGTGttaagaaaaagatgaaaaaatggGAGTATGTTTTCCATTCCCTTCATTACTGTAAATTGGATGAATCATCTCTGAAAGTTAAACAACACAATAGTATTTTActgaaaaaaatagtatttaatGTTAGTGGGATAAAAATGAAACGAGCTATTACACACTTTGACAACATGGTGAAAACATATGTACCGATTCAAAAAGGGAGTAACCTTAAAGTTGCTCTAGGAAAAGGCAACATAATAAAGGCTCATTCTTCATGTCCTCGTACAGAACATATCATAGCGCAGTAAAATAGCTCAAtcgaaaaaacaaaaagaaaagcaaaatgattttatttttttgaatcttAATTGAATATGTGTAGATATAACTATAGAAAGCCAATTTCAAATGGGGAGCTGCAGTAATGCTGTTGGAATTTGTAACATTTTCACTTGGTATCACACTAGCTAGCACTAACATTTTTCTAACTCCAAAAGTCCTAACAGCAACAAGCTACTATCAATGACTACATATAAATTATTGAGAAGACCTCACATCATATATAAGGAAATTGTCGTATAATAGGCTTATGGTATCCGTAAAAAAGCGGCCTCTCAACCAGAATGCATGTCAAAATCAAAAGGATTAGTGCTACCTTGTCTCTTCCAAGCATGGAAGTCACAAGATGGATTCCTGCATTCACAATATGGATGATATTGATCTTGTTTTTGTGGCCGTGCTACGTAATTTTCAGGTCTATGGACCCAATCTTTACGTGGTGCATAATGATTTTGATCGTAGTCTCCCTTTGTATGATGAGGAGTTTCTTGATTGTAATTTCCACCTTCTCTTTTGTCATTAGTATTCTTGGCATGATCACTTGGCATATGAAAATAAGTTTCCTTGACATGGCTTTCAGTACTACTCTTATTCTCCATCAGAGTTTGATTCTTGGCATGATGACTTGTTGCCTCCTTAGAACAATAGTATATAAGTTTTACACTGTCAGGTTTCACTGTTCGCCGAGTAAGGTAGTTCATGAGTAACTGAGGCTCTATATCCCCTCCTATATATACCCATCTCCTTTCTCTATCTATCTCAACTGAATCCACACCtgaacataacaaaatatgagTAAAGATATTACATCCAAATGAAAAGAACTTTATTGTGGAATTTAATTTCTTCCAAAAATACATAGGCACATCTCTTCTTTAGGAAGCAAAATGAATTTATTGAAGACGAAAGCTAATGCTAATATCAAATATTTGTAAAAAGCTTGGActttttgttggaaaaaaaGTACCGACTAATTTTCGTCTTTAAGCAGAAAATAACAgagaaattaaagagaataaaaacaatacaagatataacatggaaaccCAATGTGAAAAAAACCACGGATCACTCagaaaaatattcactatatgAAAATTATTACTGCATAAAATACACTATTTTTCCTCACACACCCAATTTCTAAAATACTATTCTCAAGGAGATCTTCAAGAGAATTATCTATAAATCTCTCCTCTAGTATAcatgaaattgaatttttgatgGTGATATAAACCAAGGAACTAAGCTCCTTATATAAGGCAAAAAAAGCAACAAACCTTTTCTAATCCTTCGATGTGGGATTGCTTAACAAGTTGTcatttttgacttttcaaattttcttctttttcaaacaAAATCAATAAATCTCCAcctttgaaaaagaagaaaaaaataccaaTCGTTAACAATTTACAGTTATCCAGCTacacataacaaaatatgttcTCCACTTGACTCAAAACTCGGCCAATCATGCGCAATTGCAACCTTCACATTGTCTGCTAccgaaaatcataattttaatatCACGAATTATCATACCCCCACCATAATGAGAACCTCCACTCATATTGAATATCACCAATCCAAAAAATTTCACTTGAAttcacttttcaatttcaagaatttcagTTTTGGCTCATGTCTAAAAATCCGCCAATAACTTATGGTGCAACCCTCTTGTTGATTTCCTGAGAGTCCATTAGCCATCAACATTCTTTCCACCACACACCTTGGCATCACCAATCAACCAATGTCCATGTGCAAATTGTGGACACGCTAGAATTATTCCATCTTTTATCATGACAATCTTGGAGAACATGTCGTAAGGATATTTATCCCAGCGTACCATCGGAGCCTTTGTCGAATAGCTCCTTACAATCCTACCTTGTCCGATTTTACTAGTTGTCGATCAAAATTTTTAGTCCACAAAGACTCTAAAATTCCACTAGTCAAatcctcaattttatttttaccatTTGACTGGACTTGAATCTTTGACCACCGCTTTTGATCCCTCCTTGCATCAATAGAGAACCATAAAAGTCCCAAAGCTACATCCCCAATGGAATCATACATGTCATAAATCACAATTGCTATAGTTCTAGAACCGTCGCTAAAGCTTCATCATCTCTTAACTAATGCATGCCAAATTTTGACAACACTTGCGGATAATTTTTCATCAGCTTTGACTTTATTTTTTCACGCAACTAGCTCCAAAACTCATTCTCTAACCAAACTTCTAAATCTCAAATTTTGTCCCCATCTTGCCTATCAGTACTAATAAATGGACAATAGCAATAAAAAATACCCACTAAATTAGTTCATAGGAAAGAGAGGTGGATCACAACAGATACACTTAAGTACCAAGTCTTTCCTTAGCCAGAGCCCctttagattatacttattccCACTATTACCAAATATACAAG
The genomic region above belongs to Solanum dulcamara chromosome 5, daSolDulc1.2, whole genome shotgun sequence and contains:
- the LOC129888295 gene encoding uncharacterized protein LOC129888295, whose protein sequence is MEHQPPQPDCIVKIEAISCCENCAKRVKKKIVRLEGVDSVEIDRERRWVYIGGDIEPQLLMNYLTRRTVKPDSVKLIYYCSKEATSHHAKNQTLMENKSSTESHVKETYFHMPSDHAKNTNDKREGGNYNQETPHHTKGDYDQNHYAPRKDWVHRPENYVARPQKQDQYHPYCECRNPSCDFHAWKRQGSTNPFDFDMHSG